A genomic window from Candidatus Binataceae bacterium includes:
- a CDS encoding Flp family type IVb pilin: protein MLFRKFVNRLRKQAGQGMAEYGLILALVSVVAIATLTNVGSDLKTLFSTVATDIAG from the coding sequence ATGTTGTTTAGAAAGTTCGTCAATCGTTTACGCAAGCAGGCTGGACAAGGAATGGCGGAGTATGGGTTGATTCTAGCCCTGGTCTCGGTAGTCGCGATCGCTACTCTTACCAACGTAGGCAGCGACCTCAAGACCCTTTTCAGCACGGTCGCTACCGACATCGCTGGCTAG
- the cpaB gene encoding Flp pilus assembly protein CpaB, with protein MRRSALFLIAGVLVAIVATVTVYSTLMRARQALIAANAKTTDVVVAARDIPTGSRIDIGAVKIVRWPRDYLPPGVYTTIKPALGKIARAQLYANQPMVAAQLVDADQYTNPGGLIIPVNMRAIAIAVDAVGDIAGFVLPRSRVDILVTINQSGSAPPLAKTVLEDVEVLAIAQTTTQTQHPQLEKIVTVLVTPTQAEQLAVAAQQGVLRLALRGAGDDKIVETSGVDLRQALAAYADPPARTMPAKARPLQGSLKRRLDQVVVLRDGVRSETLNFDGDRLVARQSASSVPAPAAVPVAPARFAAAAPFPKPASGGFAGAGTGNLSEATGTAMGGP; from the coding sequence ATGCGGAGGTCGGCCCTATTTCTGATCGCGGGTGTGCTGGTTGCGATTGTCGCCACCGTGACCGTGTATTCTACTCTGATGCGAGCGCGCCAGGCCCTGATCGCGGCGAACGCCAAGACTACGGACGTGGTGGTCGCGGCGCGGGATATACCTACAGGCTCGCGAATTGATATCGGTGCGGTCAAGATAGTCCGCTGGCCGCGCGACTATCTGCCGCCCGGCGTCTATACTACCATCAAGCCGGCCTTGGGAAAGATCGCGCGCGCGCAGCTATACGCTAATCAGCCAATGGTGGCCGCGCAGTTGGTTGACGCTGACCAGTATACTAATCCCGGCGGATTAATAATTCCGGTTAACATGCGTGCGATCGCCATTGCGGTGGATGCGGTGGGCGATATTGCTGGTTTTGTGTTGCCGCGTTCGCGGGTGGACATCTTGGTTACAATTAACCAAAGCGGTTCAGCGCCGCCCCTTGCGAAGACGGTACTGGAAGATGTTGAAGTTCTTGCGATAGCTCAGACCACTACCCAGACTCAACACCCGCAGTTAGAAAAAATCGTTACAGTGCTGGTTACCCCTACCCAGGCTGAGCAACTTGCGGTCGCCGCGCAGCAGGGTGTTTTGCGTCTGGCCTTGCGCGGCGCGGGAGATGACAAAATTGTCGAAACCAGCGGAGTGGATCTTCGTCAGGCTTTGGCGGCCTATGCCGATCCTCCTGCCCGCACCATGCCGGCCAAAGCGCGGCCGCTGCAGGGAAGCTTAAAGCGCAGGCTGGACCAAGTGGTGGTGCTGCGTGACGGGGTACGCAGCGAAACCTTGAATTTTGACGGAGACCGACTGGTGGCGCGCCAGAGCGCAAGCTCAGTGCCTGCACCTGCCGCGGTTCCCGTCGCTCCAGCTCGATTCGCAGCCGCCGCCCCATTCCCGAAGCCCGCAAGCGGCGGCTTTGCCGGCGCCGGGACGGGCAACCTGAGTGAAGCGACGGGGACGGCGATGGGAGGGCCGTAA